From Nicotiana tabacum cultivar K326 chromosome 22, ASM71507v2, whole genome shotgun sequence, one genomic window encodes:
- the LOC107808884 gene encoding rust resistance kinase Lr10-like, with product MCGGTKFLSVLTILIFLQLSDTPFAEQNQRCAPSSCGHIKNISYPFRFKNDPKHCGDEKYELSCEGNRPIFTIFMKSWNGSLNYHVQAINYDNSTIRLVDPCIREQVLCSLPQHSITFYTIPFQFSFTKPDGSYAPLAVPITIFSCPFAMNSPAFVEITNCLNRSDASKGHAYAAMGLSHSFLTLSLYFVFFFGGFWGGSWICSLNKHNQVTQRHVLRVLESFIPWILPIFGDIVVAKIILFPCIFVFLMIELRRRHLSIFDAIESFLHSEHNFMPIQYPYSNIRKMTRNFKEKVGQGGYGSVYKGKLRSGPDVAVKILTKPKADGQDFINEVATIGRIHHVNVVQLIGYCAERSKRALVYDFMPNGSLDKYITPREGGTLLSWQRKSEIALGVARGIEYLHRGCDIQILHFDIKPHNILLDENFVPKISDFGLAKLYPTDNSIVTLTAARGTIGYVAPELINRSIGPISYKADVYSFGMLLIEIAGMKGNSAAREDMSSQYFPHWIYDQFDKEKEIEVLDETHDDEMIIKKLTLVALWCIQMNPLDRPSMTKVVEMLEGELQALQTPPRPFESLQPSPLEFNLSSSLGSTESMILVENCSDSAKVDVIIG from the exons ATGTGTGGAGGAACCAAGTTTCTTTCAGTTCTCACAATTCTCATCTTCTTGCAGCTCTCTGACACCCCATTTGCCGAACAGAATCAGCGGTGTGCACCTTCTAGTTGTGGGCATATTAAGAACATCAGCTACCCCTTTCGATTTAAAAATGATCCAAAGCATTGTGGCGACGAAAAGTATGAATTGAGCTGTGAAGGGAATCGCCCCATATTCACGATATTTATGAAAAGTTGGAATGGGTCCCTGAACTACCATGTGCAAGCCATCAACTATGATAACTCCACTATCCGCCTTGTAGATCCTTGTATAAGAGAACAAGTTCTTTGCTCTCTTCCTCAGCATTCAATTACATTTTACACTATCCCTTTTCAATTTAGTTTTACTAAACCTGATGGTTCATATGCTCCTTTAGCCGTGCCAATCACTATTTTCAGCTGTCCATTTGCTATGAATTCTCCCGCTTTTGTGGAAATCACTAATTGTCTCAACAGGAGTGATGCTTCCAAGGGACACGCCTATGCAGCCATGG GTCTCTCTCATTCATTTCTTACCCTCTCtctctattttgtttttttttttggggggtttTGGGGGGGTTCTTGGATATGCTCTTTGAACAAACACAATCAAGTTACTCAAAGGCATGTTCTCCGCGTTCTTGAAA GCTTCATTCCATGGATACTTCCCATATTTG GAGATATCGTTGTGGCAAAAATCATACTATTCCCATGCATATTTGTGTTTCTAATGATTGAATTACGAAGAAGGCATTTGTCGATTTTTGATGCAATTGAAAGTTTCCTGCATAGTGAGCATAATTTCATGCCTATTCAATACCCCTATTCCAACATAAGGAAGATGACTAGGAATTTTAAGGAGAAAGTAGGCCAAGGAGGTTATGGTTCAGTATATAAAGGCAAGCTCCGAAGTGGTCCTGATGTTGCAGTGAAGATCTTGACCAAGCCCAAAGCTGATGGGCAAGACTTCATCAACGAGGTTGCCACAATCGGAAGGATTCATCATGTTAACGTGGTACAACTTATTGGCTATTGTGCTGAGAGATCTAAACGTGCCCTCGTATATGACTTCATGCCTAATGGATCACTTGACAAGTACATCACACCCCGAGAAGGAGGAACTCTACTTAGCTGGCAAAGAAAGTCTGAAATTGCTCTTGGAGTTGCTCGAGGTATTGAATATTTGCATCGAGGTTGTGACATACAAATTCTACATTTTGACATCAAGCCGCACAACATACTTTTGGATGAAAATTTCGTTCCAAAAATTTCTGACTTTGGTCTTGCTAAATTATACCCCACGGATAACAGCATTGTTACTCTAACAGCAGCAAGGGGAACAATCGGATATGTAGCTCCAGAACTCATCAACAGAAGCATTGGTCCTATATCTTATAAGGCAGATGTTTATAGCTTTGGAATGTTACTGATTGAGATAGCAGGTATGAAAGGAAACTCGGCAGCAAGAGAGGATATGTCAAGCCAGTATTTTCCACATTGGATCTATGATCAATTCGACAAGGAAAAGGAAATTGAAGTACTAGACGAGACGCATGATGATGAAATGATCATAAAGAAGCTAACTTTAGTTGCTTTGTGGTGCATACAAATGAATCCACTCGATCGTCCGTCAATGACTAAAGTAGTTGAAATGCTTGAAGGTGAATTACAGGCTTTGCAAACGCCTCCTAGGCCTTTTGAATCACTGCAACCATCTCCGTTGGAATTCAATCTGAGTTCTTCACTAGGTTCAACTGAGTCTATGATTTTGGTTGAGAATTGTTCTGATTCTGCAAAAGTAGATGTAATTATAGGTTGA